A region of the Drosophila subpulchrella strain 33 F10 #4 breed RU33 chromosome 3L, RU_Dsub_v1.1 Primary Assembly, whole genome shotgun sequence genome:
ACAGATACCGCTCAAAAACTTAATCAAATAAGCTTAACAGACTTTACTCACAGTGGTAAAGTAGATATAAAGCAAGGTAATCCCAGTCAGCGATAAGATATAGCCCAAAAGAGTAACCCCAGCCAGGGCGTAATAGTACCCACGACTGTTTTCAGCGCTCTCTGAAGGAAGAATTCAAAAATTAACTAGGTTAATCATTACAAAACTGAGATAAACATGACTCACCTATCCAGTTCTCCGCCAGCGAGTGAGCGAAATCCACAATGATGACCAGCTGCACGAGTATGAAGGCCAGGCCACCTATTAGACCCACCCACATCATTGCCGGGCCAAAAGATCCATCGGGAATGAAGATGGCTCCAATCGCAGCGCCAAAACACATTAGGAATTTCAGTGGCCAAAAGTTGTTCTGGATGTGGGATCGCGGATCTCTAGAGCTTTTCACACCCAGCATAATGAGGGACATTAGGGCGAAGAAGCAGGCCATGCCAAAGCAAATCCTGTAGACAGCCATATAGCCCAGAGCGTACTCGCAGTCGACTTGCAGAGAGCCTCCGGAAACGGCGCTCAGAGCCCCGGAGCTGTACGAGGAAGTGGAGTTGATGCAGAAGGGCATCTTCTTCAGGGTGTCCTGCAGACCCGGAGATAGGGCAATCGCCCCCAGAACAGTGCCTACCAGCAGGATGAAGGCGTACATGAAGCGCGAGGAGGAGGCGTTGGTGCAGCTGGGGCAGGCGGAGCAACACATGCTGGCTGCAGTGCCTCCGCAGCACATGGCGCACTGGAAATGTAAAGAATATTCTTGTTAAAACCATCGTTTATATTAGAAACCCCTAAATTCCATTTCATAAgaatcatttaatatttattacatttttttcgaTAAAAACTACGTTTATAATAAAGGGAAATGTTTAAGTAGGGTATACTATAGAAAAACAAGCCACAAATCTGGAGTTTAATCCAATTGTGACAcattattgtatttatattacattttctagAATACATACATAGTTTATTTAATCCCTAATTGAATGACACATCTTCATTGTTGGCTTTAAGACTAAAGTTCTCAAATGGAAACTGATTTCACAGGGTACTAGAACCCTTCAGCTACTCATCCTATACATCCtataattatacatttttataaagctCCCTCGATTGGGAAATTCTTGTAAACATATGGCTAGCCCTTATTGATTTGTAGCCAAGTGAAAATGTCGGATGGAATTTACTCGGTTCAATCGCTAGCTATATGCAAAGCATTTTCTTACCTGAGCGGCCGAACATAGGCCTAAAACAGCTCCCATTGTCGTCGCCGAGAAGTTATTGCGTTTTTATTAAATGAAgttaaaaatctttttgttTGAGAAAATGTTAGAGATGTGTATTCCTCTATAATATCAATTTATCGATGATATATCTGTCATATCGCAAGAGACGATGTCTTTCCCAGCCCTAATGTATCGATATGTTGATATCGATACTTGCTTGTTCACACAGCTGAAAGCAAAACAGCTGACGGATACCGATGAAggacgatttttttttactgctAAAAAAACCATTTCAACCTTCAATGCTAGTTAGTGTGACCTTTTAAACGTCTTTCTTCACAAATTGATTAAGGACGAGAGTTCCATTCAGTCAAGCGTAGTCAAAATTGAGTAAGGTTTATTGTGGGCCAACAATAGCGCCAAGAAAATTTCCATAAGTTAGGACCGCTTGGACCCTTTTACGCATTTATAGCACCTTCCTCGTATTCTGTGGTGCCGAGTTGTATTTCTTATGACAAAAAAGTCGCTGAAGCAGAAATCTGTCTGAACAGGGTACAATTTACAAGTACGTCGAGTACAGGAACTAGACAATTCCATTCCCCACACAGTCCAATTCAGCTGGATAAAAAACATGTAAGTACAATTCGTCTATAAATGAATAATACATTTGATTCgttaaatcttttaaatatcAGAGCGATGGAGTCGTCTGTATGCCGTGTTTGCCATGTCAACAAACCTGAGAAAGGTTTACGATTTCCAGAACCCATTTGCGCGTCCTGCCTGCAggataaattaaatgcatttCTCGATGAAGATATGTTTCTAGAATCGGACAGCGAAAGTGAGAGTTCAAACCTTGAGAAAGGATCTCTTGTAGTTGAAAAATTGGAGCAGAAACCACAAAGTGTacagaaaaaaatgaaaaacggGCCACTTAAGGAGGAAGATATAAAGGAAGAGCATTACCCTATTTCAAACTCCAACATTAATCAAGAAAATGATGATAATATCATTGATAAAGATCTGGAAAACACAGAAGACCGACCTTACACGTGCTCTCAATGCCAAAAGTCCTTTGTCCAGAACATAAGTTTTCAGGCACATATGCAAATgcatgcaaataaaaaaagagaGTGCACCCAGTGTTCGATGACTTTCACAACTGATGTTAAACTTAAGTCGCATTTCTTACACGTGCACTGCGACGAACGCCCATTTAAGTGTAGCGTCTGCCCTAAAGACTATAGACTGCGAAGCAAACTCCACAGGCATTTGAGGGTACACGCAGGAGTTCGACCATTCAAGTGCACCTACTGCTCGAGGACCTTTACCCAGGGTCAATATCTACAGGCACATATACGAACTCATACCGGAGAACGACCCTACAAGTGTCCCCTATGTACATCTTGTTTTGCACAAGCATCATCTCTTCGAACACATTTTGGATTACATACCACCTAGTGTTTCAAATTTGCATGTGCCCACAGTTTGCATCTCTTGCATCCCCACAATGGAAAGCCTTTCAGGAACCTACAGTCATTTTCAATAATGAAGGAACTTCGCATCTAAACTGGAACTCGGATGACGCGGAAGGAACAATCGAATCGCAGCCTCGATGACATCCGTAGTACAAATTCCGTACAGATTAATAAAAGAGAATTAATAAAATAGTGCATAAGCACATTATTTTTTACTTACTGGTACTGGTACTCTCAGTATAATGCATTTTTCTGATGGGAACAAGGGGGTCCGGAACCACGTTTGAGGGTTCACTCCGTGAGCAAAATAGGAGTGGTCCTGTGTGACGTCGTTGTCAGTGTTTTTATCTCCAAATATTGACACATTTTCTGTAAATATCATTGTATCTCGTTAACTTATTAATCTAATTGCGATTTCAGTTTAACTCAAGTTATgcaattttgaaaaaaaaactaaaaaatatggcattctttttaaataaaaattttaatgcagaaTATTAGGGAATCAAACCCCAAATttatagaggtatcccacgtctgaATCGGAATCCGATAAATCAAGTCATAGAATTAAAAAGCACAggtttgggttcccattctgaaaacTATTTGAAATACAAAGAAATCGAacatacaaattttaatttgaccctcttttaaaaattaattttaacgTACTGTGTTGAGAATTAAAGTACAAACTCATTGAGGTATTCCACGTCTTAATCGGGATCACATTTTTGACCCTTTTTTAGaggaaatatttgaatgtaaagTACTAGGAGATTCCACCACGAACTCAGAGAGGTATCTTACGTccaaatcgggatccaattacccaagttatggaatGTGAAAgttcagttttgggttcccattctgagaaccttggaattacggaaaaatcagacatgaaaatgggcttAAAATGTGACCCTCCTTTTAAAGATATACttgaatgtagaatattagGGAATTTCATCACAAACTCAAAGAGGTATCTCACGTccaaatcgggatccaattacccaaGTTATATAATCTGGAAGTGctgttttgggttcccattctgaaaacCTTTGGAATTACGAAAAAAtcagacatgaaaatgggtcaaaaaTGTGACCCTCTTTTGAAAGAAATATTTGGATGTAGGATATTAGGGAATTccaccacaaactcatagaggtatctcACGTCAAAATCGAAATACAATTACCCAGGTTATGGAAtttggaagtgcagttttgggttcccattctaaAATCCTTTGGAATTAAGAAAAAATCTGACATAAAATGGGTCAAAAATGTGACCCTCTTTTGAAAGAAATATTTGGATGTAGAATATTAGGGGATTccaccacaaactcatagaggtatctaACGTACAAATCAGGATCcaattacccaagttatggaatctgggAGTGCAGtcttgggttcccattctgaaaaccaaaggaattacggaaaaatcgaaattaaaatttgaccCTCTTTTGaatcaaataattttaatgtaaATTATTGGAGAatcacaaattcatagaggtatcacaCGTCTAAGTCGGAATCCAAATGTTCTAAATGTTCTTTTCCCCCGTTCCGAAATGACGTAAAAATCAAACAtgataatggaaaatatcaaatCACTCGCGACCTTTTTCGAAATGATAGAGCGATCTGTGGTCGAGAAGACCTGTCGGTTCGTGGTGCAGCACCAAGGGACAAGTCCCGCTGGGTTTGCATCCTCGCCCCTGTTGTAGTTGGTTCAGTGGAGTCGTAGAAATTGCAGTGGGCCCTCGAGAAGGCGGAGCGCGATCCGGGAAGTTCTAAAACGTCGCTTCCGCCTCGACGAAGATTGCGCGTTCGACCTCTCCGCCATCAACATGGACCAGTTGGAGGCCATAAAGGAGAAGGGGCGGGAAATGATCCGCAACTTGCCAGAGAATGCTTCAAGAGCACAAAAAAAATCCATGCTAATTCTCAGCTACATGGTGGTCCATTGAGTGcatgaattttttcaaaacttttTTTGCCCGCCATTACCCCTAACGGTTCGCGGTCTTCCAACTTCAACCAGTGCTCCAAATGGAGTTTCTGCGGATTCGGCCGAAGGAAAGACAGCAGTCCGATTCCGTTATACGTCCCACGTCCTGTTCGGAATAATGAACGCTCTGGCCGTCGTGGCATCGGTAAGTTAAGTTcttaaatcttaaaataaaaatgttcactaATTATTTACTTGTCTCCAATTTCAGCGTATGCCCGATAAATTATTTATGTAATTCAGGTAAAGAAAGTAATGAGTAATAAGTAGTtttaatgtaaaaaaaaaaaacttcgtCACGGATAAGTTCAGGATAAGCATCGCGCCGCGATTCCTCCACGTGCCGACCATCACCGATCGCAGCCACATATGCGGTAGTTCAATCAGTACCGGTACTGGACATCGAAATGATTGTCCTTTTacatgattttaaaattgcaAAAACCTATAGACAataaaaaaatcgattttttcATCGCAGCGTACAGGGATTCCATTAATCACAAAACCCATCCGATACTTGTGTCCAAATTGCCTAacagtttaaaatttattatcaTCATCAAAGTCAGGCGTCTATGACCCCTAAATCATTTTAGAGTCCACGCAAGAAAAGTAACCGATGttgttttaaaaacaaagaatACACTCCGGGGTGCAATGAAATCAATCCAATCAAGTTTCAAACTATTAGCAACGAAATAACAAGCGCAAAATCAATATTGAGCGAGGGCTTTGACATATTATTAGTTAACAGCCTCTTCTGTGCTGATGGAAAAACAGAGCACCGAGATGAAGCAATATACAGAAATACTAGAAACTTCGAAGGATTCTGCAGCTCAAAAATGTGAGTGGAGACCCTCATAGGCacatacaaaacaaaaaaacatgtACAATAAAGGTTACAATCAAAACGAGAATCCAGCAATTAAATTGTGATCctattgaaaatttttttgaaaCGCAATGATATATAAATAGTTTGGAGCAGAAGAAGCGCAGTACAGTTAAAATTTAACGCTAATATAAATAGTTTGGAGCGGGAGAAGTGCAGTCCAGTTAAAATTTAACGCTATCATTGAAAAATCTTTTGAAAATCTATGcgaagtaaaaaagaaaaagtcaAGTGCTGGGAATCTTTCTTGAAGTTGCGACACTGAATAATCACAATTATTAGCAATAATCCAGGTATTAAATTGTGATCCtattgaacatttttttgaaaCGCAATGATATATAAATAGTTTGGAGCGGGAGAAGAGCAGTCCAGTTAAAATTTAACGCAATTCATTGCTCTTTTGAAAATCTATGcgaagtaaaaaagaaaaagtcaAGTGCTGGGAATCTTTCTTGAAGTTGCGACACTGAATAATCACAGTTATTAGCAATAATCCAGCAATTAAATTGATTAATGATATATAAATAGTTTGGAGCGGGAGATGGGCAGTACAGTTAAAATTTAACGCTATCATTGAAAAATCTTTTGAAAATCTATGcgaagtaaaaaagaaaaagtcaAGTGCTGGGGATCTTTCTTGAAGTTGCGACACTGAATATTCACAGTTATTAGCAATAATCCAGGTATTAAATTGTGATCCtattgaacatttttttgaaaCGCAATGATATAAAAATAGTTTGGAGCGGGAGAAGAGCAGTCCAGTTAAAATTTAACGCTAATATAAATAGTTTAGAGCGGGAGAAGTGCAGTCCAGTTAAAATTTAACGCTATTTATTGCTCTTTTGAAAATCTATGcgaagtaaaaaagaaaaagtcaAGTGCTGGGAATCTTTTTTGAAGTTGCGACACTGAACAATCACAATTATTAGCAATATTCCTCGtaagaatttttaaaaggAATTTCATAACCACCCCAATATCCTAAGTAAGAAACAGAAAAATGCGGCCCATAGGAAACAAAATCCAAAGAGCTTCATGTGATCCATACTCCCCGTTTTCGGATCCAGGACCCGACAGTGCCGACAGTGTTGCTAATCCGCGATCATCCGAATTGCTTTGAACacattttattgcattttaattaatcgcaaatttcaataaaatcgTCCATCGAGACCCGAACGCCGACGAATTTCAAATTACGAATGAGTTGAAAACAAACAACCGTTACTGAACAAAATGTAAGTGTCGGCAAAACGTAAGccaacgt
Encoded here:
- the LOC119553687 gene encoding gastrula zinc finger protein XlCGF7.1-like, with amino-acid sequence MESSVCRVCHVNKPEKGLRFPEPICASCLQDKLNAFLDEDMFLESDSESESSNLEKGSLVVEKLEQKPQSVQKKMKNGPLKEEDIKEEHYPISNSNINQENDDNIIDKDLENTEDRPYTCSQCQKSFVQNISFQAHMQMHANKKRECTQCSMTFTTDVKLKSHFLHVHCDERPFKCSVCPKDYRLRSKLHRHLRVHAGVRPFKCTYCSRTFTQGQYLQAHIRTHTGERPYKCPLCTSCFAQASSLRTHFGLHTT
- the LOC119554462 gene encoding serine incorporator 1 isoform X1; the encoded protein is MGAVLGLCSAAQCAMCCGGTAASMCCSACPSCTNASSSRFMYAFILLVGTVLGAIALSPGLQDTLKKMPFCINSTSSYSSGALSAVSGGSLQVDCEYALGYMAVYRICFGMACFFALMSLIMLGVKSSRDPRSHIQNNFWPLKFLMCFGAAIGAIFIPDGSFGPAMMWVGLIGGLAFILVQLVIIVDFAHSLAENWIESAENSRGYYYALAGVTLLGYILSLTGITLLYIYFTTSTGCGINKFFISINLIFCLVISVISVLPAVQERLPHSGLLQSSLVTLYTVYLTWSAVANNPEKECNPGMFGMMEGFGNATTTVAPPTHTTRVTFDTTNIIGLVVWLLCILYNCISSAVEVSKITQDNSEKRVLTEALSDTEAGTDANGKPSTDTETEGVTYSWSMFHVVFVCASLYVMMTLTNWYKPHSEIELFNGNEASMWVKIVSSWLGVFIYGWSLAAPIILTNRDFS
- the LOC119554462 gene encoding serine incorporator 1 isoform X3, which produces MGAVLGLCSAAQCAMCCGGTAASMCCSACPSCTNASSSRFMYAFILLVGTVLGAIALSPGLQDTLKKMPFCINSTSSYSSGALSAVSGGSLQVDCEYALGYMAVYRICFGMACFFALMSLIMLGVKSSRDPRSHIQNNFWPLKFLMCFGAAIGAIFIPDGSFGPAMMWVGLIGGLAFILVQLVIIVDFAHSLAENWIESAENSRGYYYALAGVTLLGYILSLTGITLLYIYFTTSTGCGINKFFISINLIFCLVISVISVLPAVQERLPHSGLLQSSLVTLYTVYLTWSAVANNPEKECNPGMFGMMEGFGNATTTVAPPTHTTRVTFDTTNIIGLVVWLLCILYNCISSAVEVSKITQDNSEKRDTEAGTDANGKPSTDTETEGVTYSWSMFHVVFVCASLYVMMTLTNWYKPHSEIELFNGNEASMWVKIVSSWLGVFIYGWSLAAPIILTNRDFS
- the LOC119554462 gene encoding serine incorporator 1 isoform X2, with translation MGAVLGLCSAAQCAMCCGGTAASMCCSACPSCTNASSSRFMYAFILLVGTVLGAIALSPGLQDTLKKMPFCINSTSSYSSGALSAVSGGSLQVDCEYALGYMAVYRICFGMACFFALMSLIMLGVKSSRDPRSHIQNNFWPLKFLMCFGAAIGAIFIPDGSFGPAMMWVGLIGGLAFILVQLVIIVDFAHSLAENWIESAENSRGYYYALAGVTLLGYILSLTGITLLYIYFTTSTGCGINKFFISINLIFCLVISVISVLPAVQERLPHSGLLQSSLVTLYTVYLTWSAVANNPEKECNPGMFGMMEGFGNATTTVAPPTHTTRVTFDTTNIIGLVVWLLCILYNCISSAVEVSKITQDNSEKREALSDTEAGTDANGKPSTDTETEGVTYSWSMFHVVFVCASLYVMMTLTNWYKPHSEIELFNGNEASMWVKIVSSWLGVFIYGWSLAAPIILTNRDFS